The following proteins come from a genomic window of Vallitaleaceae bacterium 9-2:
- a CDS encoding ABC transporter substrate-binding protein, giving the protein MKKLLSMFLVVALIFSLTACGSEEAGEDQGATTSGETEQAEETTNEQDQEMTEKKDLKLTVYAGLQEDHAALAVKEFEKATGVKTEMVRMSGGEIFARIKAEKDNPSASIWYGGGALTFMAADNEGLLEEYSSPESENIDDQFKDAEGAWTGIYTGILGIEGNQAWLEDNNLELPTTWDELLKPEFKGNIVIAHPASSSTAYNFLATILQLKGEEEGFAYLQKFNEQVRQYTKSGSAPGRMAGLGEAPIAIGFLHDAIKYQEEGYKDLIFTAPEDGTGYEIGAVGIIKGGPDQEAARMFVDWSLSKEAQELGKTVGSFQFLTNNTAEPPEQAKSLKGANLIDYKFQWAADNREEFLEKFIELTKSEPPTE; this is encoded by the coding sequence ATGAAAAAGTTATTATCTATGTTTTTAGTTGTTGCGTTAATCTTTAGTTTAACTGCATGCGGTAGTGAAGAGGCAGGGGAAGATCAAGGGGCAACAACATCGGGGGAAACAGAGCAAGCAGAAGAGACGACCAACGAACAAGACCAAGAGATGACAGAGAAAAAAGATCTTAAACTCACAGTATATGCAGGACTTCAAGAAGACCACGCTGCATTAGCTGTCAAAGAATTTGAAAAAGCAACAGGGGTTAAGACAGAGATGGTTCGTATGAGTGGTGGAGAAATTTTTGCACGTATCAAAGCAGAAAAAGATAATCCATCAGCTAGTATATGGTATGGTGGTGGAGCGTTAACATTTATGGCGGCAGATAATGAAGGGCTGCTTGAGGAATATAGCTCTCCGGAAAGTGAAAATATTGATGATCAGTTTAAAGACGCTGAAGGAGCTTGGACAGGTATTTATACAGGTATTCTTGGAATAGAAGGGAATCAAGCATGGCTTGAAGACAATAATCTTGAGCTTCCGACAACATGGGATGAACTATTAAAACCTGAATTTAAAGGCAATATTGTTATCGCACATCCAGCGTCTTCGAGTACGGCGTATAACTTTTTAGCGACTATTTTACAGTTAAAAGGGGAAGAAGAAGGATTTGCATATCTTCAAAAATTTAATGAGCAAGTCAGACAATACACAAAATCAGGAAGTGCACCTGGACGAATGGCAGGTCTTGGTGAAGCGCCGATTGCTATCGGGTTTTTACATGATGCGATTAAATATCAAGAAGAAGGATATAAGGATTTGATCTTTACAGCGCCAGAAGATGGAACAGGTTATGAAATCGGTGCTGTTGGAATTATTAAAGGTGGACCGGACCAAGAGGCAGCTAGAATGTTTGTGGATTGGAGTTTGTCAAAAGAAGCGCAAGAGTTAGGTAAAACTGTTGGTTCGTTCCAATTCTTAACCAACAATACTGCGGAACCGCCAGAACAAGCAAAATCACTTAAAGGTGCTAACCTCATCGACTATAAGTTTCAATGGGCAGCAGATAACCGAGAAGAATTTTTAGAAAAATTTATTGAACTGACAAAAAGTGAACCACCAACAGAATAG